The Tenrec ecaudatus isolate mTenEca1 chromosome 14, mTenEca1.hap1, whole genome shotgun sequence genome contains a region encoding:
- the LOC142426106 gene encoding olfactory receptor 11H4-like, whose product MANMCVRHRFSIAFLGSKTTCVTVFSLLSTALGFMNSSVTSTVTEFVLLGLPGGQDMQIFFFSLFLGIYVFTITGNGAIVCAVRWDQRLHTPMYILLGNFAFLEIWYTTSTVPSMLANSLSETKTISFVGCFLQFYFFTSLATTETYFLCIMAYDRYLAICHPLHYPAIMTLQFCCILMSLCWVFGFLSYSVSTVQLSQLVFCGPNIIDHFLCDMDPLMALSCAPSPVTEIVFYILSSLIIILTLLYILGSYTLLLIAVFKVPSAAGRRKAFSTCGSHLTVVCLFFGALLVMYMSPTFDIPAEIQKIITLFYTVITPFLNPLIYSLRNKEMKAALKKLLRLE is encoded by the coding sequence ATGGCTAACATGTGTGTCAGGCATAGGTTTTCTATAGCTTTCTTGGGTAGCAAAACAACTTGTGTAACAGTGTTCTCTCTTTTGTCTACAGCCCTGGGATTCATGAACAGTTCAGTGACAAGCACCGTAACTGAGTTTGTCCTCCTAGGCTTACCTGGTGGCCAAGACATGCAAATCTTCTTCTTCTCCCTGTTCCTCGGAATCTATGTGTTCACCATCACAGGAAACGGTGCCATTGTCTGTGCTGTGAGGTGGGACCAACGACTCCACACCCCGATGTATATTCTCCTAGGGAACTTTGCTTTCCTGGAAATCTGGTACACGACTTCCACGGTGCCCAGCATGCTGGCGAATTCCCTCTCAGAGACAAAAACCATCTCCTTTGTTGGCTGTTTCCTTCAGTTCTATTTCTTCACTTCCCTTGCTACAACTGAAACATACTTTCTCTGCATCATGGCATATGATCGATACCTTGCCATCTGCCACCCACTACACTACCCTGCCATTATGACCCTACAGTTCTGCTGTATTTTGATGTCCCTTTGCTGGGTATTTGGGTTTCTTAGTTACTCAGTCTCCACAGTGCAACTCTCCCAATTGGTTTTCTGTGGGCCCAACATCATTGATCACTTTTTGTGTGACATGGACCCACTGATGGCTCTATCCTGTGCTCCATCTCCTGTCACGGAGATTGTGTTCTATATCCTGAGCTCCCTCATTATCATCCTCACTCTGCTGTATATCCTTGGCTCCTATACCCTTTTACTGATAGCTGTATTCAAAGTCCCTTCAGCAGCTGGCCGAAGAAAGGCCTTTTCCACCTGTGGATCACATCTGACAGTGGTGTGTTTATTCTTTGGGGCGCTCTTGGTAATGTATATGAGCCCCACATTTGATATCCCAgctgaaattcagaagattataaCTTTGTTCTATACTGTGATCACTCCCTTCTTAAACCCTCTGATTTACAGCTTACGAAACAAGGAGATGAAGGCTGCACTGAAGAAACTCTTGAGGTTAGAATGA